The genomic region ttatgggcatgcttGTCATCTGCAAGGAGTAGGGAGTTTTTGGGGGATTATAAACAGAATACAgctataagcacaggcaaaatcctagagtttcctaccaagacgacattgaatgttccggagtggcctagttagttttgaaaatctatggcaaggctTGAAAATGGCTCTCTAACAATGATAACCAATCAACATGACAGAGTTTGAAAACCTTTAAGAATAATGGCAAAATATTGTACAAGCCAGGTATGCAAAGCTCTCAGAGACTTACCAAAAATGACTCTAATcacagccaaaggtgcttctacaaactaTTTACTCAGGgaagtgaatatttatgtaaattacATTTCTGTtgttaattttcaatacatttacaaacatttctaaaaacacattttcactttgtcattctaaggtattgtgtgtagatgggtgaggaaaaaaatatatttaatccattttgaattcaggctgtaacacaataaatgtgcaataagttaaggggtatgaatactttctgaaggcactctgtgtgtgtgtgtgtgtgtgtgtgtgtgtgtgtgtgtgtgtgtatatatatatatagctcagATGGAATGGAACtgaactgagagtcatgatcaagggctagcaagatacagttgaagtcggaagtttacatacacttaggttggagtcattaaatcttgtttttcaaccactccacaaatttcttgtggcaaactatggttttggcaagtcggttaggacatctactttgtgcatgacaagtaatttttcaaacaattgtttacagacagattatttcactgtatcacaattccagtgggtcagaagtttacatacactgagttgactgtgcctttaaacaacttggaaaattccagaaaattatgtcatggctttagaagcaaaagtttatctcaatactttgttatataccctttgttggcaatgacagaggtcaaacatttttcTTCACAagcttttcacacactgttgctggtattttggcccattcctccatgcagatctcctctagagcagtgatgttttggggctgttgctgggcaacacagactttcaactccctctaaagattttctatggggttgagatctggagactggctaggccactccaggaccttgaaatgcttcttacgaagccactccttcgttgcccgggcggtgtgtttgggatcattgtcatgctaaaagacccagccacgtttcatattcaatgcccttgctgatggaaggaggttttctatcaaaatctcacgatacatggccccattcattctttcctttacacggatcagttgtcctggtccctttgcaaaaaaacagccccaaagcatgatgtttccacccccatgcttcacaataTGTATGGTTTTCTTtgaatgcaactcagcattctttgtcctccaaacacaacgagttgagtttttaccaaaaagttctattttggtttcatctgaccatatgacattctcccaatcttcttctggatcatccaaatgctctccagcaaacttcagacgggcctggacatgtactggcttaagcagggggacacgtctggcactgcaggatttgagtccctggtggcgtagtgtgttactgatggtaggctttgtttctTTGGTCcaactctctgcaggtcattcactaggtccccccgtgtggttctgggatttttgctcaccgttcttgtgatcattttgaccccacggggtgagatcttgcgtggagccccagatcgagggagattatcagtggtcttgtatgtcttccatttcctaataattgctcccacagttgatttcttcaaaccaagctgcttacctattgcagattcagtcttcccagcctggtgcaggtctacaattttgtttccggtgtcctttgacagctctttggtcttggccatagtggagtttggagtgtgtctgtttgaggttgtggacaggtgtcttttatactgataacaagttcaaacaggtgccattaatacaggtaacgagtggaggacagaggagcttcttaaagaagaagttacaggtctatgagagccagaaatcttgcttgtttgtagattaccaaatacttattttccaccataatttgcaaataaattcattaaaaatcctacaatgtgattttctggattttttttttcattttgtctttcatagttgaagtgtacctatgatgaaaattacaggcctctcatctttttaagtgggagaacttgcacaattggtggctgactaaatacttttttgccccactgtatttgacccctctgcagaacatgacttagtacttggaggcaaaacccttgttggcaatcgcagaagtcagacgtttcttgtagttggccaccaggtttgcacacatctcaggagggatcttctccaagtcattaaggtttcgaggctgacgtttggcaactcaaaccttcagctccctccacagattttctatgggattaaggtctgaagactggctaggccactccaggaccttaatgtgcttcttcttgcgcccctcctttgttgccttgaccatgtgttttgggtcattgtcatgctggaataccgatccacgacccattttcaatgctctggctgagggaaggaggttctcacccagtATTTGACtgtacatggccccatccatcatccctttgatgcggtgaagttgtcctgttcctttagcagaaaaacacccccaaatcataatgtttccacctccatgtttgacggtggggatggtgttcttggggtcataggcagcattccacCTCCTCCAAACACAGAGAGTTGAGGCCAAAGAggtccattttggtctcatctgaccacaacactttcacccagttgtcttctgaatcattcagatgttcattggcaaacttcagacgggcatgtacatgtgctttcttgagcagggtgACCTTGGGGCtttgcaggatttcagtccttcacggcgtagtgtgttaccaattgttttcttggtgactatggtcccagctgccttgagatcattgacaagatcctaccgtgtagttctgggctgattccttaCCGTTcgcatgatcattgcaactccacgaggtgagatcttgcatatGGAGcaccaggccgagggagattgacagttcttttgtgtttcttccatttgcgaacaatcgcaccaactgttgtcaccttctcaccaagctgcttggcgatggtcttgtagcccattccagccttgtgtaggtcttcaatcttgtccctgacatcattGGAGAgcactttggtcttggccatggtggagagtttggaatctgattgattgattgcttctgtggacaggtgtcttttatacaggtaacaaactgagattaggagcactccctttaagagtgtgctcctaatctcagctcgttccCTGTATaaaaatctttctgattgagagtgGGTCAAATACTTaattccctcattaaaatgcaaatcaatttataacatttttgacatgcgtttttctggattttttgttgttattctgtctctcactgttcaaataaacctaccattacaattatagactgatcatttctttgtcgtacaaacgtacaaaatcagcaggggaccAAATACTTCCCCCCTcactgtacataccccaaccagaagtcatggataacaggcaacattcgcactgagccaaagggtagagctgccgctttcaaggtgtgggactctaacctggaagcttacaagaaatcctactatgccctgcgacgaaccatcaaacaggcaaagcatcaatacagggctagGATTGAATCaaactacaccggctccgacgctcatcTTGtgtggcttgcaaactattacataCTACAAAAGGGAAGtacagacgcgagctgcccagtgacacgagcctaccagatgagctaaatcacttctatgcttgtttcaaggcaagcaacactgaggcatgcatgagagcatcagctgttcctgacgactgtgtgatcacgctctccgtagccgacgtgagtaagacctttaaacctgattgagtctgtaataccaacatgtttcaagcagaccaccatagtccatgtgcccaagaacacaaaggcaacctgactaaatgactacaaacccgtagcactcacatccttagccatggagtgctttgaaaggttggtaatggctcacaacaccattatcccagaaaccctagacccactccaatttgcatactgcccaaacagatccacagatgatgctctctattgcactccacactgccaccaggacaaaaggaacacttatgtgagaatgctattcattgactacagctcagcattcaacaccatagtaccctcaaagctcatcactaaactaaggatcctgggactaaacacctccctctgcaactggatcctggacttcctgacgggccacccccaggtggtgagggtaggtagcaacacatctgccatgctgatcctcaaaactggagctccccaggggtgcgtgctcagtcccctcctgtgctccctgttcacccacgactgcgtggccaggcatgactccaacaccaaggAAGCAAGGAAGGagccaatgctccaaaaccgccataaaaaaagccagactacggattgcaactgcacatggggacaaagattgtactttttggagaaatgtcctctggtctgatgtaacaaaaatagaactgtttggcaataatgggggtgctttgctgcagtaggaactagtgcacttcacaaaagagatggcttcatgagggaggaaaaatgtatggatatattgaagcaacatctcaagacctcagtcaggaagttaaagcttggtcgcaaatgggtcttccaaatggacaatgaacccaagcatacttccaaagttgtggcaaaatggcttaaggacaacaaagttaaggtattggagtggccatcacaaagccctgacctcaatcctatagaaaatctgtgggcagaactgaaaaagtgtgtgcgagcaaggagacctacaaacctgacaccagctctgtcaggaggaatggaacaaaattcacccaacttattgtgggaagcttgtggaaggctacccgaaatgtttgaccaaaGTTGAAcaatggtagcattgcctttacaaaTAGTAactgagtgtatataaacttctgacccactgggaatgtgatgaaagaaatgaaagctgaaagaaatcatttgctctactattattctgacatttcacattcttaaaataaagtggtgatcataactgatctatgacagggaatttttactaggattaaatgtcaggaattgtgaaaaactgagtttaaatgtatttgcctttcaaggtgtatgtaaacttctgacttcaactgtatatactacagagtAAACAAAATACTAGGCTGGTGGAAACACAATTCTGCCTTAGTAAACAGACTTATGGTTTTGTTTTCGACATACCTTAATTGCGCAACATTATCATCACAGTacgagtcataatacccataaaacctagcagtcaaacaaggaaatggttccaattgtttttccaccacaCATTTTTCCCCATTGGGGATTTTAGAAACTTCATATATAGGCTTTGTTtcaggtaggttaaccctggcgtgacgttttgatgtCCAAGAGAGATTCACATGGTTAAGGTGACTTTTACCAATATATTCACCCCCTCCAAAATTAAATGTGTAGTCTTGCATATCTACTTGGACTCTAATTAGCCATTTTTGGATCTGATAGTAAATAGagctgaatatattgataaaggTCACCTTGTCCAaaagagatttacatggttatcaaaacgtcatgccagggtaagcttccacgaaacacagcccttatttgaagtgtttcttcaattccctatgggaaaaaatgtatggtggaaaaacgatttgAACCATTTCCCAGTTTGACCGCTAGGTTCTATTGGTTTTAGGACACCTTGACAACAACGGTCACCTGGACATACTACTATCAAAGACAGTAGCACCGAGTTTCTGTACCGTCGCAAATCATAGGTTTAACATGCAGATGAGAGCATTTGAAAACATCATACATTTTTACCATATAATTGGGAGGTTAGTTAAGTTAGCTAGGTTGCATATCTTTCTGGGTCAGAAATGGACTCTCTTCgcctggctaacgttagctagcaagatTAGCTCGATTGTAGATAATGTAAGCGACTTTACTACTCTTGACGACTAAATATCACCCACCAAATACTGATTGTAAAGATATTAACCATGAGAGGAACAAGTTTGTTTCTCGTAAAAAAATACTCACGAATAGAAAATAAAGTTTCGCTACTCCGGAAGAATTATGCGTTTCCTTacagaggaagaggcgaagcgagaggctTTACTCTCATTAAAATCTATCCGCGAGATAAATGTTTTGTTGTATGGAGGTCTATGAGTGTCGAATTCCTTGAGGCTTTTTTTAATCAAATATAAGTTTCGTAATGTTTAGGTTGTTACAAATGTACGGATATAAGTGGTTGCACGTGGCATTGCGGCAGCTAGGAGAAAAACGACTTAGTCCTGTCTGTTGTGCCCAAGTTTATCTGCCCCCtgattggctagaatggtcccgcCTGTCTTCCTTCATTGAGggaggacatgtatttccattgctTGAACGGTCACTTGACTATCTTGTCAACATAATAGACAAGCTTTGCTTTTCTGCAGTTAAAACGTCACGGTACCTGACCAATCAAACAATGGCCCCTCGATTATATGCAAAAACAAATAAGAGGCTGTTGATTGGTGTGTATTCTTAAATAAATATTACTTTTCGCCAAAAGTATCAGTTTTGTATCGGCAATTTTTTGTCACTATGCCAGTTCTGGACTCTAATCTTATTAATCAAGGACGAATTGTGGTCATTGTAATAGCAAGAAGATAGTTATTGTAAGGCTAAAGCACCTGTTGTAAAGAAGATGGAGCATACCCTTTTATTTACTGTCCTGATTCTCCATAGGCAGACAGGTTGACTCCCACACTAACAATGTTGCCCTAGGTCTGGGATTTGAAATGTACAACTTACTGTAATATCAAAACCAGCCAGTGCAGGCCAATGATGGTTTACCAATGCAAAACTGGGAGACTGAAATGTATGTGATATGACTCTCTTATTTCAGCTCAAAGAAAACATACAAAAAACACCAGAACCACACAATAGGCATGGCATCTTTCACAGATTATAGCGGCCTTTATTGACATTACCATTTATTGTTATTAACACAACAAAGTCGGGCACAAAACCATCTTCTGTACATCACTGTTCTTTATTAAATAACTACAAGAGTAAAATAGTTGACTGTATATAAATAATCTAATCATTCAGCAACATCTAGGCAGGTGACCAGAGAGGTGGTGGGTGCGAGCAAAAGTACGATGGCAGCGAGGGCAGgagtacggtctctccccagtgTGGGTCCTCATGTGAGTTTTAAGGTGACCGACCATGCGGAAGCTTTTGTCACACTCCTGGCAGTGATATGGCCGTGAGTTATTGTGGATCCTCATGTGTTTGCCCAGATCCCCTGAAGAGGTATAGCAGCCGTGGCAGACAGAACATTCATacggcttctctccagtgtgggtgcgtatgtgttTTGTGAGATCTCCAGACTGAGTGAAGCTTTTGCTGCACTCAGTACAGGTGTATGGTTTCTCACCTGTGTGAGTGCGCTGGTGGTTCTTCAGGTGTGCGTGTCGGAAAAATGTCTTGTCACACACTGTGCAATGGAAAGGCCTCTCCCCAGTGTGTGTGCGCTGGTGGGTTTTCAATGCAGCACTGTTTATGAACTTCAGCCCACAAACCCCACAATGGTAGTTCCTTTCATTGTTGTGGATCTTCAGATGCGTCTTCAGATAACCGTTGTCCGCAAAGTCTTTACCACACACAGTGCATTTGAAAGGTCTCTCCCCTGAGTGTGTGCGCAGGTGAAGCTTCAAAGAATAACTGTATGCAAACCGCCTGTCACATTTGGGGCAGGATAAAGGCTTCTCGCCAGAGTGAACGGTCATGTGAACTCGGAGTCGCCCCATCCGGGCAAAACCCTTTCCACAATCCTGGCATTTGAATGGCTTGACCCCTGAGTGTATCATCATGTGTTTGCAATGACTGCTGGCTTCTGAGAAGCTCTTGCCACACTCCTTGCAGACGTAAGGCTTctcgcctgtgtgtgtgcgcatgtgaaTGAGCAGATTCTGAGGACTAGAGCAGCTTTTGCCACACTCTGAGCATGGCATGCCAATGTTCAGACAGACAGGGCCATCCTTAGGCTTAGTGTCCTCAGGTTTGTGACACTGGTGAGGCCCCAGTCCCCAGCAATTCCTGAAGCTCTTTCCACAGTCTGCGCAACTGAGGTATCCATCGATGAAAGTAACAGCCATTTTGTGCCAAACCTTGCAGTGAGTATGCAGTCTGGCTATGTACTGGAAGCTGCGTTCACAATAGGGGCAGGGGTGGAGTTTCCTTagatagggagaggggtgggcctGACAGATGTGGGCGTGTAGCTGTCGTGGGGTATGGAACATGCAGCTACAGTGGGGACAGCTGTGTGTTGGGGCATACACAGTTTTACTTCTTGAGACATAGCTTTTGAACAAAGCCAGGTACTGCTTCGGGTGTTTGGTCTTTATGTGGTTCTCCAGGAAGTAACAGTCAGTGAAGGAGATGGTGCAGTGTGGACAAGGAAAGAATTGAGGagaagagactgagggagagggcaGTAGAAAGAAGGTAGAAAGAGAAAGATGAGAGGGAACAGGACATAGTTAGGATTTCCTACATTTccccattcaaaaaaaaaaatgcttgaGTAAATATCTCTGCTCAATACTAATTTAAAAGTTTGGTAAATTAATGTTCAAATGATGTTCAAGTAATCCCATCATCCATTTCAAATGCAGCGTTGAGGGTGGACTGGATGTATGAACTATGCCCTACCTCCATCTGTCTCGTCTGGGttttcctccttcaccaaacacACTTTAGTGTCTCGCAGAAGAGTCTTAACCACCACCTTATGGATTAGAAAGACGAAGAAACCACAGTATGCATGAAGCAAAAGTCTAAATAATATTGTCTAGTTACTGTCACATGTTGGGAAAGACCACTAACTCTTCTTACTTTAGACAATCTTGTTAGCGTCACCACAGGACTCCATGATATCTGGCTACACCCGGTCATTGGAATGGATGTATTTTGATGTTTGATGTGCTTCTTCTGGAAGGAAGGAACAGAATGGTTTGGTTCCTCTCCCATTCCCTGCTGCTCAAAGTCTGTTGGTTCCTCTTTGATTTGGATGGAGCTGATACATACCCCTTTAGTAATGTAGGGTGATTGGCTAATGTCTGGTTCATCTCTATTGCAGACAACATCATCTGACTGTGTTCCACACTCTGTTTTGATGGGGTCTGGATGGTGTTTAGTCCGCTTGGTTTTATTGTGTTGCTTTTCCCCAGGCGTGCTTTTCATCTTGTTGACTAGAGTGCTTCTTCGTTTGAATTTTGTGGGGAAAAGAGCAGGTTTTATTGAGCATCACCCTTAGAGAGCTATACCAAGCAGTGATCATATTAATAAACCATGCAACATTAtaagtcacaggaaggccaaaaagatcatcaaggacaagaaccacccgagccactgcctgttcaccccgctatcatccagaaggcgaggtcagtacaggtttatcaaagctgggaccgagactgaaaaacagcttccatctcaaggccatcagactgttaaacagtcatcactagcACAGACAGGCTGCTGCCTatacacagacttgaaatcattggccactttaataaatggaacattagtcactttaataatgccactttaacaatgtttacatatcttgcattactcatctcacatctgttgcatcttagcctatgccgatctgacattgctcatccatatttgtatacattcttattccattcctttagttAGATGTGTGGGTATTAGGCTTTTGTTTTGTAATGGTTAGATACTACTTGTTagatttcgctacactcgcaataacatctgctaaccatgtgtatatgaccaatccAATTTGATTTGACCAATCATCGGGTAATTGAAGAAACCACAGGTCTGCATGAACAATACATGTAACTGCATACGTTTCTAACAGTCAACCTACCAGTAATAATTGGCCTATAGACGGGTttgttgtttagcaacaaaaccgacgCGCACACAACTAGGCCAAAACAACCCGGGGTGTCTTAAATTGTTGATAACATGTAAAACTATATTTCGTCTCCAATGTCTATTGAATTCATAAATACATTTTCTGCAAAATGAGAGcctgtctctcaaatacatcgttacagttgttggttagctagctagcggaATTTAGCCATTATAGCATAGATGACGTGGCAACAGTTAAAACACCTGAAAAAACGACATTCTATCAAGGAACGAATAAAACGATATGAAACGATTCCCCACACGGCAGCTTCTAGTCATTGTTAGCTAGTTGGACATCCAGAATCAAAACACAAGGAGTTCTGCCCCATTGAAGCATCGTTTTCGTGACGTTGTCCGCTAACCCTTCAATATGACATTTGCATTCATGTTGCTCCCAACCCTCTCAAGACATAATCATAGCTCGTTATAGGATTATATTACAGGCAGCAAACTCTACTTACTGTTGCaaccaactagctagctactgtttTGAGCTGCTAGTAGCCTAGTCTTTGTAAATGAGAACAACATAGCAAAGGCCAATTACTTTGTATCTTGAAATTCTCAATGATAGAATGGCACACAGCTTCGCTTCCTTTGTTGACGTCATAAAACGCTGCACTTTCTGGTCTATGTCCGCAACGTTCCAACACAGATAGAAcagggtcgtcactagttacaaCAGCCACAAAGTCGTAAACCCCGCCTCTTTTGTACATTCTacctcatttagcagacactcataTACCGTAGTGAATGCATACATTTTTGTACCgttcccccgtgggaatcgaatGCACAACGTTACACGCGCCATGCTCTACTAAACTGAGCCACACGGaacctatttctacaatttctcaAAAATGTGGGTTTAAACCTTCACCACACTGCTAATTTTGATTTTGTGGCTTTGGTGGACACCATTGAACAAGGTACCAGATGTTTTACCGGATGTATAAATCTGAAGCATCCGGTAGGAATTCCCACTTCACAACGTATATGATGAGAAGAAGTCCAGTTGTCTAGCCTGGCCACTGAAGTATAATAAGAATGAGCCTGATGACTTGCACTAAATTCTTCCGCTGCTCTGTCGTTCGCTACATACTTTAGTCCGAGACTCCCATAATTGAGGGGGTTTGTTGTGACGAGGGGCACGAGtatcaaagacaacaacatatTTTCAAACCACCGCTTTACCCAGGTAGAAAGCCTGCCACCTCTCATTGAAGCATAGACAGCTTTAAAATCACTAGATGGCGATAGCGCTGACGTCATCCACCTATTCCTATGGAAAACTCCCAATGGCGAATTTGAAGATGTAGTGAGATGGATTTTGGAACATTATGCTTATGTTCTCATTGACGAAAcgtttgatctcaatacagttttcttttcccaaaactagaatctgttacgAACAGAATGGACAAATGTTTAGTTGATTTTACCCTTtaccaaagtaaaaaaaaaaaagaagacatcCTAGACcgacttcaatttgcttactgccccaatagagccacagacgatgcaattgccatcgCACTGAATACTGCCCTATCCCATTTGGACAAGATGAATACCTACggcagaatgctgttcattgtctatagctcagccttcaacacaatgataccatccaagctcatcattaacgcttggggccctgggtctgaacaccgCCCTGTACAAATGGGTTGTggaacttcctgacaggccaggtggtgaatgtaggaaacaacacctccacttcgctgatcacCAAAAcaggggtcccacaagggtgcgtgctcagccccctcctgtactccctgttcacctatgactgcgtggctacgcacgcctccaactcaatcatcatgtttgcaTACGACACAaaagtagtaggcctgattaccaacaatgacgagacagcctacagtgaGGATGTGAGAGACCTGGTGGAGTGgtaccaggaaaataacctctccctcaaagtcaaCAAAATTAAAAAACTGATCGtatacttcaggaaacagcagagggagtgtaacagtataactttagaccgtcccttcGCCCATATCCGggagcgaaccagggaccctctgcacacattaacaacagtcacccacaaagcatcgttacccatctctCCACAAAAGCCGCCGCCCTTgcggagcaaggggaaccactacttcaaggtctcagagcaagtgacgtcaccgattgaaacgctatttcgTGCGCACCACCACTAACCGTttcactcaccccccttttgacctcctccttttccgcagcaaccagtgatctggGTCAACAGcctcaatgtaacagtataactttagaccatccccttgcccatacccgggcgcgaaccagggaccctctgcacacatcaacaagtcaccctcgaagcatcgttacccatcgctccacaaaagccacggcccttgcagagcaaggggaaccactacttcaaggtctcagagcaagtgacgtcacagattgaaacactatttagcgcgcacaactgctaactaagctagccgtttcacatccgttacaggAGCACACCGCTATCCACATCGACTGGACTGCAGTggaggtggaaagcttcaagttcctcggtgtagacatcactgacaatctgaaatggtccaccaatGCAGACAGTGTgattgtcacgaaccggctcaaagcccgtaacaaagggagacaacatggagataaggagtaacaaaatatatatttattaaccaaagcaactaaggaaaatatacaatggtgtgtgtaatcagtaatcagtagtgtaagtgagtgttttgcatgcatgaatgtgataatgcaaggtgttgaaaggtgccaatgcaaacaaacaaaaggccaccaagaaccacaccacaatctacaaaggtgtctgcatggagagagtctcttccatgaatgtaGAAGAGgcct from Oncorhynchus masou masou isolate Uvic2021 chromosome 29, UVic_Omas_1.1, whole genome shotgun sequence harbors:
- the LOC135520535 gene encoding gastrula zinc finger protein XlCGF57.1-like isoform X2, which codes for MKSTPGEKQHNKTKRTKHHPDPIKTECGTQSDDVVCNRDEPDISQSPYITKGKKHIKHQNTSIPMTGCSQISWSPVVTLTRLSKVVVKTLLRDTKVCLVKEENPDETDGVSSPQFFPCPHCTISFTDCYFLENHIKTKHPKQYLALFKSYVSRSKTVYAPTHSCPHCSCMFHTPRQLHAHICQAHPSPYLRKLHPCPYCERSFQYIARLHTHCKVWHKMAVTFIDGYLSCADCGKSFRNCWGLGPHQCHKPEDTKPKDGPVCLNIGMPCSECGKSCSSPQNLLIHMRTHTGEKPYVCKECGKSFSEASSHCKHMMIHSGVKPFKCQDCGKGFARMGRLRVHMTVHSGEKPLSCPKCDRRFAYSYSLKLHLRTHSGERPFKCTVCGKDFADNGYLKTHLKIHNNERNYHCGVCGLKFINSAALKTHQRTHTGERPFHCTVCDKTFFRHAHLKNHQRTHTGEKPYTCTECSKSFTQSGDLTKHIRTHTGEKPYECSVCHGCYTSSGDLGKHMRIHNNSRPYHCQECDKSFRMVGHLKTHMRTHTGERPYSCPRCHRTFARTHHLSGHLPRCC
- the LOC135520535 gene encoding oocyte zinc finger protein XlCOF6-like isoform X1, producing MKSTPGEKQHNKTKRTKHHPDPIKTECGTQSDDVVCNRDEPDISQSPYITKGVCISSIQIKEEPTDFEQQGMGEEPNHSVPSFQKKHIKHQNTSIPMTGCSQISWSPVVTLTRLSKVVVKTLLRDTKVCLVKEENPDETDGVSSPQFFPCPHCTISFTDCYFLENHIKTKHPKQYLALFKSYVSRSKTVYAPTHSCPHCSCMFHTPRQLHAHICQAHPSPYLRKLHPCPYCERSFQYIARLHTHCKVWHKMAVTFIDGYLSCADCGKSFRNCWGLGPHQCHKPEDTKPKDGPVCLNIGMPCSECGKSCSSPQNLLIHMRTHTGEKPYVCKECGKSFSEASSHCKHMMIHSGVKPFKCQDCGKGFARMGRLRVHMTVHSGEKPLSCPKCDRRFAYSYSLKLHLRTHSGERPFKCTVCGKDFADNGYLKTHLKIHNNERNYHCGVCGLKFINSAALKTHQRTHTGERPFHCTVCDKTFFRHAHLKNHQRTHTGEKPYTCTECSKSFTQSGDLTKHIRTHTGEKPYECSVCHGCYTSSGDLGKHMRIHNNSRPYHCQECDKSFRMVGHLKTHMRTHTGERPYSCPRCHRTFARTHHLSGHLPRCC